One window from the genome of Bdellovibrio sp. NC01 encodes:
- a CDS encoding ABC transporter substrate-binding protein, with the protein MKTILSYLLLLSFTASPPAFAETPPKPTKELHLITGESPPYMSESMKDQGAAVWALRKIFAKMGYTLVIDFAPWTRAKITAAKSDTIDGFFPYSDQDVPNFIYSDIVSETPWVIIQRKDKPIHWSKFSDLSPYTAGNVVGIELRPGIKELYEAKKLNIETTTSDVSNLLKLANKRVDMIFMDATVFQYSMAKEKELQPYRGKLEINAKPILVNKYGIALKNTPRNAAIMKEFNRHVNPQEFAKDVESYLTHGNQHP; encoded by the coding sequence ATGAAGACGATCTTATCTTATCTATTGCTTTTAAGCTTCACCGCGAGCCCGCCAGCCTTCGCAGAAACGCCGCCAAAGCCGACTAAAGAGCTGCATTTAATTACCGGCGAAAGCCCTCCTTACATGTCAGAGTCTATGAAAGATCAAGGGGCTGCTGTTTGGGCTCTTCGTAAAATTTTCGCGAAAATGGGTTATACGCTGGTGATTGATTTTGCTCCGTGGACCCGCGCAAAAATCACGGCCGCCAAATCTGATACCATCGATGGTTTCTTCCCCTATTCCGATCAGGACGTTCCAAATTTTATTTACTCCGACATCGTTTCTGAAACCCCATGGGTCATCATACAACGTAAAGACAAACCCATTCACTGGAGCAAATTCAGTGACCTGTCACCTTATACGGCAGGCAATGTCGTTGGCATTGAACTCCGTCCCGGGATTAAAGAGTTGTACGAGGCAAAGAAACTAAACATTGAAACAACAACGAGCGATGTTTCCAACTTGTTGAAGCTTGCAAACAAACGCGTTGATATGATCTTTATGGATGCCACCGTTTTTCAATACTCCATGGCCAAAGAAAAAGAGCTGCAACCGTATCGCGGTAAATTGGAAATCAATGCCAAACCGATTCTGGTTAACAAGTACGGCATTGCTTTAAAGAACACGCCTCGCAACGCCGCCATCATGAAAGAATTCAATCGCCACGTAAATCCCCAGGAATTTGCGAAAGACGTCGAGTCCTATTTGACTCACGGAAATCAACACCCCTAA
- the murJ gene encoding murein biosynthesis integral membrane protein MurJ encodes MRNHALLVGLGIFFSRIAGLVRERVFAHYFGNSDAGDAFKAALKIPNFLQNLFGEGVLSASFIPVYAQLLAKKHEEEAAKVASVIGSLLFVMTSFLVLGGVFATPALIDLIAPGFVGEKRLLTIKIVQILFPGTGFLVMSAWCLGILNSHKKFFLSYVAPVIWNLTIIVTLWIWGSKQVQFDLALTVSWGLVAGSFLQFFVQLPSALRLGKKIIPSLDVKLSSVRTIVRNFVPVVVSRGVVQVSAYIDNMLASLLPTGAVSSLAYAQTLYLLPVSLFGMSVSAAELPTMSQATGSEEEIRGYLNERLNRGLQQIAFFIIPSVVAFLLLGDLIVGAVFQTGQFDANSTRTVWLVLIGSTVGLLASTLGRLYSSTFYSLKDTRTPLKFAIVRVVATTALGILFGFYLPKAMGLEASWGTPGLTASAGLAGWIEFFFLRKALNKKIGQTGLPFTFQLKVWAIALVSAGIPAAIAHFILPEHMHVIIKAVIAVAIYGLLYFSLGYALKVEQAHSFLQKILRRLK; translated from the coding sequence ATGAGAAACCACGCGCTGTTAGTTGGATTGGGAATATTTTTTAGTCGTATTGCAGGCCTTGTCCGAGAGCGCGTATTTGCTCACTACTTTGGTAACTCTGATGCCGGGGACGCTTTCAAAGCGGCTCTTAAAATTCCCAACTTCTTACAGAATCTTTTCGGTGAAGGCGTTCTTTCTGCAAGCTTCATCCCAGTTTATGCCCAGCTTCTAGCAAAAAAACATGAAGAGGAAGCCGCAAAGGTGGCCTCTGTTATTGGTAGCTTGTTATTCGTGATGACGTCGTTCTTGGTTTTAGGCGGAGTCTTCGCAACGCCGGCATTGATTGATTTGATCGCACCGGGTTTCGTTGGTGAAAAACGTCTTCTAACTATCAAGATCGTACAAATTCTTTTCCCAGGCACGGGCTTCTTGGTGATGTCGGCTTGGTGTTTGGGGATTTTGAATTCTCATAAAAAGTTTTTCCTTTCTTACGTGGCCCCGGTAATCTGGAATTTGACGATCATCGTGACGTTATGGATTTGGGGAAGCAAACAAGTTCAATTTGATTTAGCGTTAACAGTTTCTTGGGGTTTGGTTGCGGGAAGCTTCTTGCAATTCTTTGTGCAATTGCCATCGGCTTTGCGTTTAGGAAAAAAAATCATTCCTTCACTGGATGTGAAATTATCCAGCGTTAGAACGATTGTCAGAAACTTTGTACCGGTGGTGGTTTCTCGTGGTGTGGTGCAAGTCAGTGCTTACATCGATAATATGTTGGCATCACTATTACCCACGGGTGCGGTTTCGTCTTTGGCCTATGCGCAGACCCTTTATCTTTTACCGGTCAGTCTTTTTGGGATGAGTGTGTCCGCGGCAGAATTGCCAACGATGTCGCAAGCGACGGGCAGTGAAGAGGAAATCCGTGGTTATTTGAACGAACGCTTAAATCGTGGTCTTCAGCAAATCGCGTTTTTTATCATTCCTTCGGTAGTTGCGTTTTTATTGTTGGGTGATTTGATCGTTGGTGCTGTTTTCCAAACAGGCCAGTTCGATGCAAATAGCACGCGCACTGTGTGGTTGGTATTGATCGGTTCGACGGTGGGCTTATTGGCGTCGACACTAGGTCGGTTGTATTCGTCGACTTTTTATTCTTTGAAAGATACACGAACGCCGTTAAAGTTTGCGATCGTACGTGTGGTTGCAACAACTGCGTTGGGAATTCTGTTTGGTTTTTATTTGCCGAAAGCCATGGGGCTTGAAGCTTCATGGGGGACTCCGGGGTTGACGGCGTCAGCAGGTCTTGCTGGTTGGATTGAGTTCTTTTTCTTAAGAAAAGCTTTGAATAAGAAAATCGGTCAGACGGGCTTGCCATTTACTTTCCAATTGAAAGTTTGGGCGATTGCTTTAGTTAGTGCGGGAATTCCAGCGGCGATTGCGCATTTTATTTTGCCAGAGCATATGCATGTGATTATCAAAGCGGTGATTGCAGTTGCGATCTATGGCTTGCTCTATTTCTCTTTGGGTTATGCTTTGAAAGTCGAGCAAGCTCATAGCTTCTTACAAAAAATTCTACGTCGTTTGAAATAG
- a CDS encoding slipin family protein, which translates to MEFLIAIVIIGAIVFSSMVKILNDWERGVVLRLGRAVGVRGPGLILLIPFIERMIKIDTRTVAMDVPPQDVITRDNVSMQVNAVVYFKVTSPLEAITRIEDYYFATSQLAQTTLRSVMGQYALDDVLEHRDKINTALQAILDKHTEAWGVKVTMVEVKQIDLPKEMQRAMAREAEAERERRAKVISADGEVQRAQKLAEASQTLASSPSALQLAYMQTLTEIAGDKSNTILFPLPMDLVKPFMQLENKN; encoded by the coding sequence ATGGAATTTCTAATAGCGATAGTAATTATTGGTGCAATTGTATTTAGTTCGATGGTGAAAATCTTGAACGACTGGGAACGTGGCGTGGTTTTGCGCCTTGGCCGTGCCGTGGGCGTGCGTGGACCGGGTCTGATTTTATTGATTCCGTTCATTGAACGTATGATTAAAATCGACACTCGTACAGTGGCGATGGATGTTCCACCGCAAGACGTGATCACTCGTGATAACGTTAGTATGCAAGTGAATGCTGTTGTGTACTTCAAGGTGACGTCACCGCTTGAAGCGATCACGCGTATTGAAGACTATTACTTCGCGACAAGTCAGTTGGCACAAACGACATTGCGTTCAGTGATGGGGCAATATGCTTTGGATGACGTCCTTGAACACCGTGATAAAATCAATACAGCCTTGCAAGCGATTCTTGATAAGCACACGGAAGCGTGGGGCGTAAAGGTCACGATGGTTGAAGTTAAACAAATCGATCTTCCAAAAGAAATGCAAAGAGCGATGGCTCGTGAAGCGGAAGCAGAGCGTGAGCGTCGTGCAAAAGTGATCTCTGCCGACGGTGAAGTGCAGCGTGCGCAGAAATTGGCTGAAGCGTCACAAACTTTGGCGAGCTCGCCATCTGCATTACAATTGGCCTACATGCAGACTCTGACAGAGATCGCAGGCGATAAGTCGAATACGATCTTGTTCCCATTGCCAATGGATTTGGTTAAACCGTTCATGCAATTGGAAAACAAAAACTAG
- a CDS encoding site-specific tyrosine recombinase, whose translation MELPLWIDFFDELQNVRGRSQNTVMAYRRDLELYIEYSKTNKSVSGFYEFMKKHKLSTRSQARVISSLRTYFKFCESRGQKCPELRELKPPKVKVGLPKVLTPQEFQQLFDAAEVNDPVKTARNQLTLLFLYGLGCRVSELIALNVTDFNATDRWIKVLGKGSKERLVPLTEKLAEELTKYLKDSRGTLLKENSPSILINDRGHRPSRVDVWRWLAAWSLRAGFAEPVNPHRFRHGCATALLEGGADLRSIQMLLGHASIQTTQIYTNVTTNTMTRTIEEHHPLSQLQPVEK comes from the coding sequence ATGGAATTACCTCTTTGGATCGACTTCTTTGATGAACTTCAGAATGTGCGAGGACGTTCCCAGAATACGGTGATGGCTTATCGTCGTGATTTGGAACTTTACATCGAATACTCAAAAACAAATAAATCAGTGAGCGGCTTTTATGAGTTTATGAAAAAACATAAACTTTCAACGCGTTCACAAGCGCGCGTGATTTCTTCTTTACGCACGTACTTTAAGTTCTGCGAATCGCGTGGTCAGAAATGCCCAGAGCTTCGTGAACTAAAACCACCTAAAGTAAAAGTAGGTCTTCCGAAAGTTTTGACTCCGCAAGAGTTCCAGCAACTTTTTGATGCAGCTGAAGTGAATGACCCTGTAAAGACAGCACGTAATCAATTGACGTTGTTGTTCTTGTACGGATTGGGTTGTCGTGTGTCAGAGCTTATCGCTTTGAATGTGACTGATTTTAATGCGACAGACCGTTGGATTAAAGTATTAGGTAAAGGCAGCAAAGAACGTTTGGTGCCTTTGACTGAAAAGTTAGCAGAAGAGTTAACGAAATACTTGAAGGATTCACGTGGCACTTTGCTTAAAGAAAACTCACCAAGTATTTTGATTAACGATCGCGGTCATCGTCCATCACGTGTTGACGTGTGGAGATGGTTGGCGGCGTGGTCTTTGCGCGCAGGTTTCGCAGAGCCGGTGAATCCGCACAGATTCCGTCATGGTTGCGCGACAGCGTTGCTTGAAGGCGGTGCTGACTTGCGTTCGATTCAAATGTTGTTGGGGCACGCAAGTATCCAGACGACTCAGATTTACACGAACGTGACGACAAATACGATGACTCGCACAATTGAAGAGCATCATCCGCTATCTCAGCTTCAACCGGTTGAGAAATAG
- a CDS encoding ABC transporter substrate-binding protein, protein MSLLRKILYTSAFFGLFSVFSKQEIAFAVVKYDPPFSVVTSDFPPFSYLKNGQPSGVMVDIIQEVLKELENDGKLPKISDVQINFVPWKRAYRMASEGTNVMLFPMGINPERNKQFAWVGPRFPRSIWIYSLKTDKTHALKKQDFKGKLVGIVRGYSWDKDLRDISAIPDETVDDRMLVRKLAGHRMDYIAMDEEVLRYTLQLMKDTDPFVRDLKLEKVYPLFAGGERTFGLSKTSDQDLIARLQSAYLRLEKRGTIKKICKRYDIRY, encoded by the coding sequence ATGAGCTTGTTAAGAAAAATCCTGTATACTTCTGCATTTTTCGGTTTGTTTTCTGTTTTTTCTAAACAAGAAATCGCTTTTGCCGTCGTTAAATATGATCCTCCATTTTCAGTTGTCACTTCGGATTTTCCTCCATTTAGCTATCTAAAAAACGGACAGCCGTCAGGGGTCATGGTCGACATCATTCAGGAAGTTCTGAAAGAGCTTGAAAACGACGGTAAGTTGCCAAAGATAAGTGACGTGCAAATTAACTTTGTGCCATGGAAGCGTGCCTATCGCATGGCCAGTGAAGGCACGAATGTTATGCTTTTCCCGATGGGTATTAATCCGGAACGTAACAAGCAGTTTGCATGGGTCGGACCGCGTTTTCCGCGTTCTATTTGGATTTATTCTTTAAAGACTGACAAGACACACGCTCTAAAAAAGCAGGATTTTAAGGGCAAGCTTGTTGGTATTGTGCGCGGCTATTCTTGGGATAAAGACTTGCGCGATATTTCTGCGATTCCTGATGAAACTGTGGATGATCGTATGTTGGTGCGAAAACTTGCAGGTCACCGCATGGATTACATTGCGATGGATGAAGAAGTTCTAAGATATACACTGCAGTTGATGAAAGACACCGATCCATTTGTTCGGGATTTGAAACTAGAAAAGGTATATCCATTGTTCGCTGGGGGAGAAAGAACGTTTGGTCTTTCGAAAACAAGCGACCAAGATTTGATCGCTCGATTGCAAAGCGCTTATCTAAGACTCGAAAAGCGCGGCACAATTAAAAAGATCTGTAAGCGCTACGATATTCGCTACTAG
- a CDS encoding carbonic anhydrase, with product MSDEVNKLVSGFHKFRTKYFLKDTELYHQLSTEGQSPKTLIIGCSDSRVDPALLTQANPGDIFVIRNVANLVPPYEVGGGFHGVSSAIEFAVNGLKVENIIVIGHEQCGGINALLKGNTSRTDSFISSWVDIAKEAKIEVLRELPNAPEKVQLDACAKKAVLISMENLMSFPFIQERMQNHGLKIYGWFFELEQGRMLEFNYEQRKFVEI from the coding sequence ATGTCTGATGAAGTCAATAAGCTCGTAAGCGGCTTTCATAAATTTCGTACGAAGTACTTCCTTAAAGATACAGAGTTGTATCATCAACTCAGCACAGAAGGTCAGTCTCCAAAAACTTTGATTATTGGTTGCAGTGACTCGCGTGTCGATCCAGCTCTTTTAACACAAGCAAATCCTGGTGATATCTTCGTGATTCGTAACGTGGCGAACTTGGTTCCTCCTTACGAAGTTGGCGGTGGATTCCACGGGGTCAGTTCGGCGATTGAGTTCGCGGTGAATGGCTTGAAGGTTGAAAACATCATTGTGATCGGTCACGAGCAGTGTGGCGGTATTAACGCTCTTTTAAAAGGCAATACAAGCCGTACTGATAGCTTTATTTCATCGTGGGTTGATATCGCGAAAGAAGCAAAGATTGAAGTTTTGCGTGAACTGCCAAATGCGCCAGAGAAAGTGCAGTTGGATGCCTGCGCTAAAAAAGCAGTCTTGATTTCAATGGAAAATTTGATGAGCTTCCCATTTATTCAAGAGCGTATGCAAAATCATGGCTTGAAAATCTACGGTTGGTTCTTTGAATTAGAACAGGGTCGTATGCTTGAGTTTAACTACGAACAAAGAAAGTTCGTAGAAATCTAA
- a CDS encoding nodulation protein NfeD, whose protein sequence is MERFAKSYARAGYLKFVLPLVIMLLAGTAKATCTLALTVNEAISASTSDYLERAEKRALENKCESILLRVNTPGGSLQSTRLIVSRILASPIPYLCLITPSGGHAGSAGAIILQACHVNGGLVATNIGAATPILGSGEKIPDDLRNKMINDTVSWLDGITTLRKRNLKFSKEIVTEAKALSSEEALKQGALDIVANNETEFLKQAQGRKTLLGEKKESTVEVGDLQEFEPDLRYKVLSFVADPEFAYILFMGSLALLYVELTHPGLIAPGVIGGLGIVLSMVAFHKLDVMWGGLALILLGIAFLIAELFLPSFGALGIGGLIAVFVGSLFLYDPQTTGYHLPYSIITPVVLILGVFVLGLGYLAFGTFKLKRRDLDTDLQSAEGTVVTTESNGHRGQIQIMGETWKYVSEDSLTVGDHVSVTARQGLTLNVKRNKRSP, encoded by the coding sequence ATGGAACGATTTGCAAAAAGTTATGCGCGAGCTGGGTATTTGAAGTTCGTTCTTCCACTAGTAATCATGTTACTAGCAGGAACGGCCAAAGCTACTTGCACATTAGCACTGACAGTTAACGAAGCGATTTCAGCTTCAACCTCTGATTATTTAGAACGTGCAGAAAAGCGCGCACTTGAAAACAAGTGCGAGTCCATTTTGTTGCGTGTGAATACTCCGGGTGGAAGTTTGCAAAGTACACGTTTAATCGTGTCGCGCATTTTAGCGTCACCCATTCCGTATTTGTGTTTGATCACACCCAGTGGCGGTCACGCGGGCAGTGCGGGGGCCATTATTCTGCAAGCCTGTCACGTGAATGGCGGATTGGTCGCAACGAATATCGGTGCGGCGACTCCGATCTTGGGCAGTGGTGAAAAAATTCCTGACGATCTTAGAAATAAAATGATCAATGACACTGTCAGTTGGCTTGATGGCATCACCACGCTTCGTAAACGCAATCTGAAGTTTTCAAAAGAAATCGTGACGGAAGCGAAGGCCTTAAGCAGTGAAGAAGCCTTGAAACAAGGTGCCCTTGATATTGTTGCGAATAATGAAACGGAATTTTTAAAACAAGCGCAGGGCCGTAAAACTCTTTTAGGCGAGAAAAAAGAAAGCACCGTTGAAGTGGGCGATCTGCAAGAGTTCGAGCCAGATCTGCGCTATAAAGTTTTAAGTTTCGTTGCGGATCCTGAATTTGCCTACATTCTTTTTATGGGCAGTTTGGCGTTGTTGTATGTCGAGTTGACTCATCCCGGGTTGATTGCTCCGGGAGTGATTGGTGGTTTGGGCATCGTGCTTTCAATGGTCGCTTTCCACAAACTTGATGTGATGTGGGGAGGACTTGCGCTGATCCTTCTAGGAATCGCATTCCTGATTGCGGAATTGTTCCTGCCAAGTTTTGGCGCTTTGGGTATCGGTGGTCTGATCGCGGTGTTTGTGGGAAGTTTGTTTTTATATGATCCGCAGACGACGGGTTATCACTTGCCGTATTCGATCATCACGCCGGTCGTGTTGATCCTTGGAGTTTTTGTTTTAGGTTTAGGTTATTTGGCGTTTGGCACTTTTAAGTTGAAGCGCCGTGATTTGGATACTGATCTGCAAAGTGCAGAAGGAACCGTAGTGACGACCGAAAGCAACGGTCATCGTGGTCAGATTCAAATCATGGGTGAGACTTGGAAGTATGTCTCTGAAGATTCATTGACAGTGGGTGATCATGTGTCGGTCACAGCTCGTCAGGGTCTAACTTTAAATGTGAAAAGAAATAAAAGGAGTCCGTAA
- a CDS encoding MFS transporter, which produces MKESVWSPLKISVYRSFWICAFLSNLGTWVQDVAASWVMTHLSTSPLVISLLSFTANLPVVFLSIPAGFVADQGHRRRILLIAQTMMFFSAGILAFLVWQEKITEGSLLILSLVMGVGFALTNPAFQSVLTDLVPTESQAQAVLVYYMGINITRVLGPTLGGGILSGFGPEWAFLLNALSFLGLILFFVRWPVKEAVEQKKEIHWSQSEWRFLFSLHNMKLWVEIFIVTFFASALWALYPTRGRVELGLSSLQYGSLLGFLGLGACFSAVYSDKIMQPHKTDSSLSGAYIVYAVGLLLMGLAPSYVFMCEAMFFAGIGWLILATLMNMSSRQLTGKSHLKATMLGVFLAVFYAGMALGAVSWGAFARFSSTSKALVVAAVGLSITGFYKFAKSRMNKITATN; this is translated from the coding sequence ATGAAAGAATCAGTCTGGTCTCCGCTTAAAATTTCAGTCTATCGCTCGTTTTGGATCTGTGCTTTTTTGTCAAATCTTGGAACATGGGTTCAAGACGTGGCGGCAAGTTGGGTGATGACACATCTGTCGACATCGCCTTTGGTGATTTCACTTTTGTCTTTCACGGCAAATCTGCCGGTCGTTTTTTTAAGCATCCCTGCAGGCTTTGTCGCAGATCAGGGGCATCGTCGTCGCATTCTTTTAATTGCTCAGACAATGATGTTTTTTTCCGCGGGAATTCTTGCGTTTTTGGTGTGGCAAGAAAAGATCACCGAAGGATCTTTGCTTATTCTTTCCTTGGTGATGGGCGTGGGTTTTGCTTTGACGAATCCAGCCTTTCAATCTGTTTTGACGGATCTTGTACCGACAGAATCGCAGGCCCAAGCGGTGCTGGTGTATTATATGGGAATTAACATCACACGTGTGTTGGGTCCTACTTTGGGCGGCGGTATCTTAAGCGGTTTTGGTCCTGAGTGGGCGTTCTTGTTAAATGCTCTGTCATTCTTAGGTTTGATTTTATTTTTTGTGCGTTGGCCCGTTAAAGAAGCCGTTGAACAGAAAAAAGAAATTCATTGGTCCCAATCAGAGTGGAGATTTTTATTCTCTTTGCACAACATGAAGTTGTGGGTTGAGATTTTCATCGTCACTTTCTTTGCGAGTGCCTTGTGGGCTTTGTATCCAACACGCGGTCGTGTTGAGTTGGGTTTAAGCAGCTTGCAATATGGTTCTCTTTTAGGCTTCTTAGGTTTGGGCGCATGTTTCAGCGCTGTGTATTCAGATAAAATCATGCAACCACACAAAACGGATTCATCATTATCGGGTGCTTATATCGTTTATGCCGTGGGCCTGCTTTTGATGGGCCTAGCACCGAGTTATGTGTTTATGTGTGAAGCGATGTTTTTTGCTGGGATCGGTTGGTTGATTCTTGCGACCTTGATGAACATGAGTTCCCGACAGCTCACGGGAAAATCACATTTGAAAGCAACGATGCTGGGAGTTTTCTTAGCAGTCTTTTATGCAGGGATGGCTTTAGGGGCCGTCAGTTGGGGAGCGTTCGCGCGCTTTAGTTCCACATCAAAGGCGCTCGTTGTGGCGGCAGTAGGCTTATCGATTACGGGATTTTATAAATTTGCAAAATCCCGCATGAATAAAATAACAGCTACAAATTAG
- a CDS encoding class I SAM-dependent methyltransferase: MKAYYHEHENAYRQIKQKGLVGWGNARSLDELGDDLTKRYVTETVQKHFANPSAHTALDLGCGTGTTAFILAKLGFQVLGVDVSETAIEMAKELTAQQGLQISYAVTDILDLSKLQKKFDLIYDSHCLHCIVFEEDRKAVFNGIQNILRPGGIFILDTMAHSPDMNITGTFDTLRFDENYILWHKTSMLDRRGLVEIDGQHWCAQRRVYPKEILLKEVADAGFKVVSEFLEEQSDKHPSMLRLVLSL, translated from the coding sequence ATGAAAGCTTATTATCACGAGCATGAAAACGCCTATCGCCAAATCAAACAAAAAGGTCTTGTCGGCTGGGGCAATGCGCGTTCCTTGGATGAGTTAGGTGATGACTTAACTAAACGCTATGTGACCGAAACTGTTCAGAAGCATTTCGCAAATCCTTCTGCACATACGGCCTTGGATCTTGGCTGTGGAACAGGCACGACAGCTTTCATTTTAGCGAAGTTAGGTTTTCAAGTTTTAGGTGTCGATGTTTCCGAGACTGCCATTGAAATGGCGAAAGAGCTGACTGCGCAACAAGGTTTGCAAATTTCGTATGCGGTGACCGACATTCTGGATTTATCGAAGCTTCAAAAAAAGTTTGATCTTATTTACGATAGTCACTGCCTTCACTGCATTGTTTTTGAAGAAGATCGCAAAGCCGTATTTAACGGGATTCAAAATATTTTGCGTCCCGGGGGAATCTTTATTCTTGATACGATGGCGCACTCGCCGGATATGAATATTACTGGAACTTTTGATACTCTTCGTTTTGATGAGAATTATATCTTATGGCACAAGACTTCGATGTTAGATCGTAGGGGGTTGGTTGAAATTGATGGCCAGCATTGGTGTGCGCAACGTCGCGTTTATCCCAAAGAAATTTTATTAAAAGAAGTTGCGGATGCAGGATTTAAAGTCGTCTCAGAGTTTCTTGAAGAACAGTCCGACAAGCATCCCTCGATGCTCCGTTTGGTTCTTTCGCTCTAA
- a CDS encoding FKBP-type peptidyl-prolyl cis-trans isomerase has product MDKNELQITDTVVGAGVQIVKGALVICHYEGRLEDGTIFDSSYKHGRPFQFVIGSGKVIKGWDQGLMGAREGGKRHLFVPAALGYQERQKGLIPPHSNLLFDVEIIEVRPRE; this is encoded by the coding sequence ATGGATAAAAATGAATTGCAAATTACGGATACGGTTGTTGGCGCTGGCGTTCAAATCGTCAAAGGCGCGTTGGTCATTTGTCATTATGAAGGCCGCCTGGAAGATGGAACGATTTTCGATTCTTCGTACAAACACGGTCGCCCATTTCAATTTGTGATTGGTTCAGGCAAAGTGATCAAAGGCTGGGATCAAGGCCTTATGGGCGCACGAGAAGGCGGCAAAAGGCATCTGTTTGTGCCAGCGGCACTGGGTTACCAAGAAAGACAAAAGGGGCTTATTCCGCCCCATTCGAATTTGCTTTTTGATGTTGAGATTATTGAAGTTCGTCCGCGCGAATAA
- a CDS encoding SpoIID/LytB domain-containing protein: MSVFILSLSDAQSAQLHPDLVRVRLMTAGKKIKVSGVGLKFQSLSQAIQQVSIPMNNQAEIRLLQKDGKNFWGLKINSQDYEHLFAEKYFVIQGESMRIGTQTLPDKVLLSSSGSSKVDVVGVLPLDEYVIGVLSSEMPSSWPLETLKAQAVAIRSYTLAVMSERKDRAYHVESSVMDQVFRHVLGDEEAELKLKKAIQAVKETEGMKLIGPDRHVLKAFYHSDCGGRTTTAKNVWQGGVDAGVAVDSSCPTGPHSIWNFKISKENMAKRLNVASFTSMVLVKSKADNRVQEVRVALNDGTSKSFSANEFRQILGFQELRSTAFDLKVEAGQLLFNGKGFGHGVGLCQWGSRVLGTRGATFKEILTHYYPLARLK; this comes from the coding sequence TTGAGCGTTTTTATTTTGTCGTTATCGGACGCTCAATCCGCGCAACTGCATCCTGATCTTGTTCGTGTTCGCTTAATGACCGCTGGAAAGAAAATAAAAGTTTCTGGTGTCGGTCTTAAATTCCAAAGTCTGTCACAAGCCATTCAACAAGTTTCCATCCCCATGAACAATCAAGCTGAAATCCGTCTGTTACAAAAAGATGGTAAGAACTTTTGGGGTTTAAAAATCAACAGCCAAGATTACGAACATCTTTTTGCGGAAAAGTATTTCGTTATTCAAGGCGAATCAATGCGTATCGGTACGCAAACATTGCCAGATAAAGTTTTGCTTTCAAGTAGCGGCTCATCAAAAGTGGATGTTGTTGGTGTTTTGCCTTTGGATGAATACGTGATCGGTGTTCTTTCAAGTGAAATGCCGTCGTCATGGCCACTTGAAACTTTGAAAGCACAAGCGGTTGCGATTCGATCTTATACTTTGGCGGTGATGAGTGAACGTAAAGATCGCGCTTATCACGTTGAAAGCAGCGTGATGGATCAAGTCTTCCGTCATGTTTTAGGTGATGAAGAAGCAGAGTTGAAACTTAAGAAAGCAATTCAAGCCGTTAAAGAAACAGAAGGCATGAAGTTGATCGGCCCTGATCGTCATGTGCTAAAAGCGTTCTATCATTCCGATTGTGGTGGTCGCACGACGACTGCCAAAAATGTATGGCAAGGTGGCGTTGATGCGGGGGTTGCAGTGGATAGCTCCTGCCCAACGGGACCGCACTCGATTTGGAATTTCAAAATCAGTAAAGAGAACATGGCGAAACGTCTGAATGTTGCAAGCTTCACCAGCATGGTATTGGTGAAGTCTAAGGCCGACAATCGCGTGCAGGAAGTGCGTGTGGCGTTGAATGACGGAACTTCCAAGTCTTTCTCTGCGAATGAATTCCGTCAGATCTTGGGCTTTCAGGAATTGCGTAGTACGGCTTTTGATTTGAAAGTCGAAGCGGGGCAATTGTTATTCAATGGCAAAGGCTTCGGTCATGGGGTCGGGCTTTGCCAGTGGGGAAGTCGAGTTCTGGGAACTCGTGGAGCAACGTTTAAGGAAATTCTGACCCATTATTATCCATTAGCTCGACTTAAGTAG